One region of Synechococcus elongatus PCC 11801 genomic DNA includes:
- a CDS encoding efflux RND transporter permease subunit, producing MSQTPPPKLSLSGLSIRRHIGTLMLTVATIVVALFLVSRLQVDLLPSITYPRVGVRLSAPGLAPEIAVEEVTKPLEESLSATEGVVQIFSRTREGDVSIDLFFEPGGNIDQALNDATATFNRARSRLPEGIEDARLFKFDPSQLPVYEFALSSTERSPQELRLLAEEELARELTLVPGVAAVDVTGGLEEEVRVLIDPDRLQALGLGLDNVLNELQESNQDVSGGRLLGSAEPLTRTTGRFQNAQDILDLTFERAGSEADPSQQLLLRDFARVVDGSAEQRIFVSLNGEPAVKVSVQKQPDANTIAVVDAVKQRLSQLQSNQVLGQGIQVLPTLDESIFIQNAIGNVTSSGLAGAVLAALAVLLFLGSWRQTLIIVISIPLATLAAIVMMRLAGFSLNIFSLGGLALGVGIVVDNSIVMLETIADGVGITPGRDSRSLLSPRQVIKRAIESSQKVESALIASTTTNLVAVLPFLMLGGFISLLFSELILTISFAVAASILVALTVVPALASRLLARKETSGLDRWPPLLAFQHQFARLQTAYGQFLRRVIARPLRTIAIAFLILGLSGASLLGQLSQEILPRINTGQAQLFVQFPPGTPLADNQRVMTAIEELLLEQPETDYAFTTIGGSLFGANTTTNVLRSSSTITLKPGSDVDRFVERLTPAFNQLNLVDTLVRVTPGAVRGLITNNSPLRGADIDIILQSDDREQLAIAGEQVMQALGQSQLARYRPDSDRREPELRIQLDRERAAALGLNPSRVGSTIQTAIEGSIPTRLQRGDRLVDVRVEVADTALNTPAQLLQLPLFGNTGSLIRLNDIARVETGTAPAEIQRINQRQVFQIAGNLSQGASLSAALAEAERLIATVDLPANVSLLPSSAAESNRQLQASLPILGALAAFLVYVVMAVQYNSLIDPLVIMFTLPLALAGGILGLYFTNTAIGATVVVGVVLLVGIVVNNAIILVELANQLREEQGCDRRSAMLQAAPQRLRPVLMTTLTTVLGMLPLALGMGQGSEFLQPLGIVVFSGLSLATVLTLLIIPCFYVLLHAIADRWTEQHPVWRSLPLLSDRQSRPSVGATPNKSKVDS from the coding sequence ATGAGCCAAACTCCCCCTCCAAAGCTCAGCCTCAGCGGCCTCTCGATTCGTCGCCACATTGGCACCTTGATGCTGACCGTGGCCACCATTGTCGTGGCGCTCTTCTTGGTCAGCCGGCTGCAGGTAGATCTGCTGCCTTCAATCACCTATCCCCGCGTTGGGGTGCGTCTCAGTGCACCGGGTCTCGCACCGGAAATTGCTGTCGAGGAGGTCACCAAGCCCTTAGAAGAATCCCTCTCGGCTACTGAAGGCGTGGTGCAAATCTTTTCGCGCACGAGGGAAGGGGATGTCAGCATTGACCTCTTCTTTGAGCCGGGTGGCAATATTGACCAAGCCCTCAACGACGCGACGGCTACTTTTAACCGAGCGCGATCGCGCCTGCCTGAAGGCATTGAAGATGCGCGACTGTTCAAGTTCGATCCGTCCCAGTTGCCGGTTTATGAATTTGCGCTCTCTTCCACCGAGCGATCGCCGCAAGAGTTACGCCTCCTCGCTGAAGAAGAACTCGCGCGCGAGCTAACCTTAGTGCCCGGGGTGGCGGCGGTTGATGTTACCGGCGGTCTCGAAGAGGAAGTGCGGGTCTTGATCGATCCCGATCGCCTGCAAGCCTTAGGGTTGGGTCTTGATAACGTCCTCAATGAACTGCAAGAGAGTAACCAAGATGTTTCGGGTGGGCGACTGCTGGGCAGCGCGGAGCCTCTGACTCGGACGACGGGGCGCTTTCAAAATGCGCAAGACATTCTGGATCTGACTTTTGAACGGGCTGGCAGCGAAGCCGATCCGTCTCAACAGCTGCTGCTGCGTGATTTTGCGCGGGTGGTTGATGGCAGTGCCGAACAGCGTATTTTCGTCAGCTTGAATGGCGAGCCAGCCGTCAAAGTGAGCGTTCAGAAGCAGCCGGATGCCAACACGATCGCGGTGGTGGATGCAGTTAAGCAGCGCTTGAGTCAGCTCCAATCCAATCAAGTCCTCGGTCAAGGCATTCAGGTGTTACCGACGCTGGACGAGTCGATTTTTATTCAAAACGCGATCGGCAACGTCACCAGCTCTGGGTTAGCGGGTGCAGTCCTTGCAGCCCTCGCAGTCTTGCTGTTCCTCGGATCGTGGCGACAAACCCTGATCATCGTGATCTCGATCCCGCTGGCAACTCTGGCGGCGATCGTGATGATGCGCTTGGCGGGCTTTTCGCTCAACATCTTTAGCTTGGGTGGGTTAGCGCTGGGGGTCGGCATCGTCGTCGATAACTCGATCGTGATGCTGGAAACGATCGCAGACGGCGTTGGGATCACGCCAGGGCGAGATAGCCGCAGCCTGCTTTCACCACGTCAAGTGATTAAGCGGGCGATCGAGAGTAGCCAGAAGGTGGAATCGGCGCTGATTGCCTCGACGACAACCAACTTGGTGGCGGTGCTGCCCTTTTTGATGCTGGGCGGCTTCATCTCTTTGCTCTTCAGTGAACTAATTCTGACGATCAGTTTTGCGGTTGCTGCTTCGATTCTGGTGGCGCTGACCGTGGTGCCAGCGCTGGCCTCACGCCTCTTGGCGCGTAAGGAAACCAGCGGTCTCGATCGCTGGCCGCCGTTGTTGGCCTTTCAGCATCAGTTTGCGCGGCTCCAAACAGCCTATGGTCAGTTCCTCCGGCGGGTGATCGCCCGACCACTGCGTACGATCGCGATCGCCTTTCTGATCTTGGGGCTGAGTGGTGCTTCGTTGCTGGGGCAGCTCTCGCAGGAGATTTTGCCGCGAATCAATACAGGCCAAGCGCAACTGTTTGTGCAATTTCCACCCGGAACGCCGCTCGCGGATAACCAGCGGGTGATGACAGCGATCGAAGAGTTGCTCCTCGAACAACCAGAAACGGACTATGCCTTCACCACCATTGGTGGGTCGCTATTTGGTGCCAACACCACAACCAATGTCCTGCGTAGTTCCAGCACGATCACTTTGAAGCCGGGAAGCGATGTCGATCGCTTTGTGGAACGGCTGACCCCCGCTTTCAATCAACTCAATCTGGTTGATACGCTGGTGCGCGTCACGCCCGGCGCGGTACGGGGTCTGATCACTAACAACTCACCCCTGCGTGGGGCTGATATTGACATCATTCTCCAGAGTGATGACCGCGAGCAGCTGGCGATCGCAGGGGAACAAGTCATGCAGGCTCTGGGGCAATCGCAACTGGCCCGCTATCGTCCGGATAGCGATCGCCGCGAGCCAGAATTGCGCATCCAGCTCGATCGCGAACGAGCCGCAGCCTTGGGGCTTAATCCCAGTCGCGTCGGCAGCACGATTCAGACGGCGATCGAGGGGTCAATTCCCACACGCCTACAGCGAGGCGATCGCCTAGTGGATGTGCGGGTGGAAGTGGCTGACACGGCACTCAATACGCCAGCTCAGTTGCTGCAACTACCGCTATTTGGCAATACGGGCTCCTTGATTCGCCTGAATGATATTGCCCGCGTGGAAACGGGAACAGCGCCCGCGGAAATTCAGCGGATTAATCAGCGGCAGGTCTTCCAAATTGCCGGCAACCTTAGCCAAGGCGCTAGCCTGAGTGCTGCCCTTGCCGAAGCAGAACGCTTGATTGCCACAGTGGATCTGCCCGCGAATGTCAGTCTGTTACCCAGTAGTGCCGCCGAGAGCAACCGCCAGTTGCAGGCGAGTCTACCGATTCTGGGAGCGTTGGCGGCCTTCTTGGTCTATGTGGTCATGGCGGTGCAGTACAACTCCCTGATTGACCCGCTGGTGATTATGTTCACATTGCCCTTGGCCTTAGCTGGCGGGATTCTGGGACTGTATTTCACGAACACTGCGATCGGGGCGACCGTGGTAGTTGGGGTGGTGCTGCTGGTCGGGATCGTCGTCAACAACGCAATCATCTTGGTGGAACTGGCCAACCAACTACGGGAAGAGCAAGGTTGTGATCGCCGCTCAGCCATGCTGCAAGCCGCACCCCAACGGTTGCGCCCAGTGCTGATGACGACCTTGACGACGGTGCTGGGGATGCTGCCTTTGGCACTAGGCATGGGACAGGGCAGTGAGTTCCTGCAGCCCTTGGGCATTGTGGTCTTTTCGGGACTGTCACTGGCGACGGTGCTGACGCTGCTGATCATTCCCTGCTTCTACGTGCTGCTCCATGCGATCGCCGATCGTTGGACTGAGCAACACCCAGTCTGGCGGAGCTTGCCGCTCTTATCCGATCGCCAGTCACGGCCTTCTGTCGGGGCGACGCCTAACAAGTCCAAGGTAGATTCGTAG
- a CDS encoding pyridoxal phosphate-dependent decarboxylase family protein, whose protein sequence is MNSSAPLPETAFLRPDGSNREAIAAVAQQALTQLLNHGSQAAQRSPLPTWQGLEQNVGISAQSVPLPDLLSQLEPLLAQAMNPANPGYLGHMDPAASTASVIGDAIAALLNNNLLSVEMSPSLSRLETTVLRELAQRFGLGDKAGGLLLSGGSLANLQAIALARNWALQVQETGLAGLAQKPVLFASEAAHTSLQKAAMLLGLGSQAVIPIPTDRRGRMQVAALTEAIASARRQSQRPFCLVATAGTTVTGSIDPLPELGAIARAEGLWFHVDASYGGAVIFSPRYRQKLQGIEQADSVTFNPQKWLCVAKTSASLLLRDWSVLTEHFRIAAPYMGEADDLINLGEVSVQGTRPADILKLWLTLQHFGDRGCEALVDHGMRLGRSFVAELRQRPQIQVATPPDLNILCFRLESDRLTAELQKSLLDQHFFLSLPRFRDRLWLKAVLVNPFTTHEHVRQLFGVIDAFCRDRQIQPEPQSQDNGITYSQSL, encoded by the coding sequence TTGAATTCTTCTGCGCCTTTGCCGGAAACGGCTTTTTTGCGCCCGGATGGGAGTAACCGCGAAGCGATCGCGGCTGTGGCTCAACAGGCGCTTACCCAACTTTTGAATCACGGTAGCCAAGCGGCTCAGCGATCGCCCCTCCCCACTTGGCAGGGCCTTGAGCAGAATGTGGGAATTTCAGCGCAGTCTGTACCTCTGCCAGACTTGCTCAGCCAGCTAGAACCGCTGTTGGCTCAGGCTATGAATCCGGCTAACCCCGGCTACTTGGGGCATATGGATCCGGCAGCCAGCACTGCGTCAGTCATTGGCGACGCGATCGCGGCCTTACTCAACAACAATCTGCTCAGCGTCGAGATGTCGCCGAGTCTCTCGCGCTTAGAAACAACAGTTCTGCGGGAGTTGGCCCAACGCTTTGGCTTGGGGGATAAGGCTGGAGGATTGCTGCTGAGTGGCGGTAGCCTTGCCAATTTACAGGCGATCGCCTTAGCACGGAACTGGGCCTTGCAAGTGCAAGAAACAGGGCTAGCTGGTTTGGCTCAAAAGCCAGTGCTGTTTGCGTCCGAAGCCGCTCATACCTCGCTACAAAAGGCGGCAATGTTGCTGGGTTTGGGGAGCCAAGCCGTCATCCCAATCCCCACCGATCGCCGCGGTCGGATGCAGGTTGCAGCCCTAACAGAAGCGATCGCCTCTGCCCGCCGTCAAAGTCAGCGTCCTTTCTGCTTGGTTGCCACAGCTGGAACAACAGTGACGGGCAGCATTGATCCGTTACCGGAACTAGGCGCGATCGCCCGCGCTGAAGGGCTTTGGTTCCACGTTGATGCCTCCTATGGCGGAGCTGTGATCTTTTCGCCGCGATATCGCCAAAAGCTGCAGGGGATTGAGCAAGCCGATTCCGTCACTTTCAACCCGCAGAAGTGGCTCTGTGTCGCGAAAACCAGTGCTTCACTTCTGTTGCGCGACTGGTCAGTCTTAACGGAGCATTTCCGCATCGCGGCACCCTACATGGGCGAAGCGGACGACTTGATCAACCTTGGTGAAGTTTCTGTCCAAGGCACTCGACCAGCAGACATTCTCAAGCTCTGGCTGACGCTTCAACATTTTGGCGATCGCGGCTGTGAAGCCTTGGTTGACCACGGGATGCGGCTGGGTCGCAGCTTCGTCGCTGAATTACGCCAGCGTCCTCAGATTCAAGTGGCAACCCCACCGGATCTGAACATCCTCTGCTTCCGATTGGAGAGCGATCGTCTCACGGCTGAACTCCAGAAATCCCTATTGGATCAGCACTTCTTCTTATCACTACCTCGCTTCCGCGATCGCCTGTGGCTGAAGGCGGTGCTGGTCAATCCCTTCACGACCCATGAGCATGTGCGACAACTATTTGGCGTGATTGACGCCTTTTGCCGCGATCGCCAGATCCAGCCCGAGCCCCAAAGTCAAGATAACGGGATCACTTACTCACAGTCGTTATGA
- a CDS encoding efflux RND transporter periplasmic adaptor subunit, producing the protein MTVFAHSRSRLGLACLLVALTTSGCRLLPPGSAQTSRDQLRSPVTAVDAVVVERQPLQEATRYTGTTEPFQSVSLRAQVEGQVIGLSVDVGDAVQAGQLLARLDDRLQSTAVVAAAAEVAARQSEVASQRAEVIAANAAVEQARLQLQQARSDAARLTRLFQAGAISAQEAETAQTAVLTAEQAVRTAQQQVQTRQQAVAAAERRVVAQQAIASQEQARRNFTQLIAPVTGLVLERSTETGNLARAGDEILTIGDFSRIKVVVRVSELELANLRAGQPVQVRLDAFPKQTFTGQISRIAPVADPRSRLIPVEITMPNPNGRIGSGLLARVSLATTAPDPIVVPETALSTGEASPTGDRGTVFVLKKQGDRTTTEARSVQLGARADGRIVIQSGLQAGETIVVRSANPLKAGQPVRLSILSNPGDLDG; encoded by the coding sequence ATGACCGTTTTTGCTCACTCCCGTTCTCGTCTTGGGCTGGCCTGCTTGCTGGTGGCCCTCACTACGTCAGGCTGTCGGCTACTGCCGCCGGGATCTGCACAAACCAGTCGGGATCAACTGCGATCGCCTGTGACAGCAGTGGATGCGGTGGTGGTGGAACGGCAGCCCTTGCAGGAGGCGACACGCTACACCGGGACGACGGAGCCTTTTCAGTCTGTGTCGCTGCGCGCGCAGGTGGAAGGACAGGTAATCGGTCTGTCGGTGGATGTGGGAGATGCTGTTCAAGCGGGACAGTTGCTGGCTCGCCTTGATGATCGCTTGCAGAGTACGGCGGTGGTCGCAGCGGCAGCAGAGGTAGCGGCTCGTCAATCAGAAGTTGCAAGTCAGCGAGCAGAAGTGATCGCTGCGAACGCAGCGGTTGAACAAGCTCGACTCCAGCTCCAGCAGGCCCGCTCGGATGCAGCCCGCCTGACGCGGCTCTTTCAGGCAGGTGCGATTTCGGCTCAGGAAGCAGAGACTGCCCAGACTGCAGTCCTAACTGCTGAACAAGCTGTCCGTACCGCGCAACAGCAGGTGCAAACTCGCCAGCAAGCCGTGGCAGCCGCAGAGCGGCGCGTGGTCGCGCAACAGGCGATCGCCAGCCAAGAGCAAGCCCGTCGCAACTTCACACAGCTGATCGCACCGGTGACGGGTTTGGTGCTGGAACGCAGCACAGAAACGGGAAACTTGGCTCGGGCGGGTGATGAAATTCTCACCATCGGCGACTTTAGCCGCATCAAAGTGGTGGTGCGGGTCTCGGAGCTAGAGCTGGCAAACCTGCGAGCTGGGCAGCCAGTGCAAGTGCGGCTGGATGCCTTCCCGAAACAGACTTTCACGGGGCAAATCAGCCGAATTGCGCCTGTCGCCGATCCGCGATCGCGCCTGATTCCGGTGGAAATCACCATGCCCAATCCCAACGGCCGGATCGGTAGCGGCCTGCTGGCACGGGTATCCCTCGCAACGACCGCTCCCGACCCAATCGTGGTGCCAGAAACGGCTCTTTCGACTGGTGAGGCTTCACCGACGGGCGATCGCGGCACGGTCTTTGTCCTCAAGAAGCAAGGCGATCGCACGACTACGGAAGCGCGATCGGTGCAGTTGGGGGCTCGTGCGGATGGCCGCATCGTGATTCAAAGCGGCTTACAAGCGGGTGAAACAATCGTTGTCCGCAGCGCCAATCCGCTCAAAGCGGGCCAGCCAGTGCGTCTCAGCATTCTGTCCAATCCCGGAGACCTCGACGGATGA
- a CDS encoding FAD-binding domain-containing protein yields MSPESSDGHDLRRSFRDREELIDYLRQQFPEAAAVAPQVSTMRGGYQAAIAQLDAINPLRYGKTRNFLDGAVTRLSPYIRHGVLSLAIVRDRVLSQIRQRSDGEKLITELAWRDYWQRLYWEWGDRIWRDREPYKTGWNLEQYGESLPTDLQAAATGLACMDRFSRELQATGYLHNHARMWLAAYLVHWRRIRWQAGARWFLQHLLDGDPASNNLSWQWVASTFSTKPYWFNRENLQRYNGDRDCQDCPSRDRCPFDGSYDDLADQLFPNAEFRDQPRQGGRWHRDRSHSRQR; encoded by the coding sequence ATGAGCCCAGAGTCCAGCGACGGACATGATCTGCGGCGATCGTTTCGGGATCGCGAGGAGCTGATCGACTACCTGCGTCAGCAATTCCCCGAGGCTGCGGCCGTCGCCCCCCAGGTCAGCACCATGCGGGGCGGCTATCAGGCCGCGATCGCTCAGCTCGACGCGATCAATCCACTGCGCTATGGCAAAACTCGCAACTTTTTAGATGGAGCAGTGACGCGCCTGTCACCTTACATCCGCCACGGTGTCCTCAGCCTGGCAATAGTGCGCGATCGCGTCCTCAGTCAAATTCGCCAGCGCAGTGATGGCGAGAAACTGATTACCGAACTGGCTTGGCGCGACTACTGGCAGCGTCTCTACTGGGAATGGGGCGATCGCATTTGGCGCGATCGCGAACCCTACAAGACGGGATGGAATCTCGAACAGTACGGCGAGTCGCTGCCAACTGATCTGCAAGCTGCTGCGACAGGCTTAGCCTGCATGGATCGCTTCAGTCGCGAACTGCAAGCAACCGGCTACTTGCATAACCATGCCCGCATGTGGCTGGCGGCCTATCTGGTTCATTGGCGACGGATTCGCTGGCAGGCTGGTGCGCGCTGGTTTCTCCAGCATTTGCTCGATGGCGATCCGGCTAGCAACAACCTGTCCTGGCAATGGGTAGCCAGCACCTTTAGCACTAAGCCCTACTGGTTCAATCGCGAGAACTTACAACGATACAACGGCGATCGCGACTGTCAGGATTGCCCGAGTCGCGATCGCTGTCCTTTTGATGGCAGCTATGACGATCTTGCCGACCAACTCTTTCCTAATGCTGAATTCCGCGACCAACCCCGCCAAGGCGGACGTTGGCACCGCGATCGCTCCCACTCACGCCAGCGCTAA
- the murG gene encoding undecaprenyldiphospho-muramoylpentapeptide beta-N-acetylglucosaminyltransferase — MSVAEPRLLFAASGTGGHVFPALAVAEALPEAKIDWLGVPDRLETQLVGDRYPLHTIRVGGFQGSWIQRPVTALRLIGAIFQVRRLLKQQQIEAVFTTGGYIAGPAIAAAWSLGIPVVLHESNALPGKTTRLLSRFCRRVALGFAEAGKYLPGRPLQVVGTPLRSQFYQPSQHGLPIPDDVPVVLVMGGSQGAVAVNRLVRAAAPAWFTAGLWVVHLTGQQDPDRGQLQHPQYIELPFVDNVAPLLNRADFSISRAGAGSLAELAAAGLPSLLIPYPFAAEDHQTFNARIFAEAGAAILVPQSDLTVEQLQQQVLDLLQARLGAAIANPLPKMAAAAGKLHVADSAEQVADLLRSLL, encoded by the coding sequence GTGTCTGTTGCTGAACCGCGCCTGCTCTTTGCTGCCAGTGGTACTGGTGGCCATGTCTTTCCAGCTTTGGCCGTGGCAGAAGCCTTACCTGAAGCCAAGATTGATTGGTTGGGGGTACCTGATCGCTTGGAGACGCAGTTGGTCGGCGATCGCTATCCGCTGCATACGATCCGCGTTGGTGGCTTTCAGGGCTCGTGGATTCAGCGACCTGTAACAGCGTTGCGCTTAATTGGCGCGATTTTTCAAGTACGACGACTGCTGAAGCAACAACAGATCGAAGCCGTCTTTACGACGGGTGGCTACATCGCGGGGCCTGCGATCGCCGCAGCTTGGAGTTTGGGAATTCCCGTGGTCCTGCATGAGTCCAATGCGCTGCCCGGGAAGACAACCCGTCTACTCAGCCGTTTTTGCCGACGCGTTGCCCTTGGCTTTGCGGAAGCAGGGAAATATCTGCCGGGGCGACCGCTGCAAGTCGTGGGAACGCCCCTGCGATCGCAGTTTTATCAGCCTAGTCAGCATGGCCTACCGATTCCGGATGATGTGCCCGTGGTGCTGGTGATGGGCGGTAGCCAAGGCGCGGTGGCAGTTAATCGTCTTGTTCGTGCAGCCGCTCCCGCTTGGTTTACAGCAGGTCTGTGGGTTGTGCATCTAACCGGCCAACAAGACCCCGATCGCGGTCAGCTGCAACATCCGCAATACATCGAACTACCGTTTGTCGATAACGTCGCGCCGCTCCTGAATCGAGCGGATTTTTCGATCAGTCGTGCCGGTGCTGGCAGCTTGGCGGAGCTAGCCGCCGCCGGACTGCCCAGCTTGCTGATTCCCTATCCATTTGCAGCCGAAGATCACCAAACCTTCAATGCCCGAATTTTTGCGGAGGCCGGAGCAGCAATCTTGGTGCCTCAGTCAGACCTGACGGTGGAGCAGCTTCAGCAGCAGGTCTTGGATCTTTTGCAGGCTCGCTTGGGGGCTGCGATCGCCAATCCCTTGCCGAAGATGGCAGCTGCCGCTGGCAAACTCCACGTTGCAGACAGTGCTGAACAGGTCGCCGATCTGTTGCGATCGCTGCTGTAA
- a CDS encoding peroxiredoxin codes for MTEGALRVGQLAPDFEATAVVDQEFQTIKLSNYRGKYVVLFFYPLDFTFVCPTEITAFSDRYAEFSALNTEILGVSVDSQFSHLAWIQTSRKEGGLGDLAYPLVADLKKEISTAYNVLDPAEGIALRGLFIIDKDGVVQHATINNLGFGRSVDETLRVLQAIQYVQSHPDEVCPANWQPGAATMNPDPVKSKEFFAAV; via the coding sequence ATGACCGAAGGAGCCCTGCGCGTCGGCCAATTGGCCCCCGATTTTGAAGCGACTGCAGTCGTTGATCAGGAATTCCAAACGATCAAGCTGTCCAATTACCGGGGCAAATACGTCGTTCTGTTCTTCTATCCCCTCGACTTCACCTTTGTTTGCCCGACCGAAATCACTGCCTTTAGCGATCGCTACGCAGAATTTTCGGCCCTGAACACCGAAATCTTGGGTGTGTCGGTCGATAGCCAATTCAGCCACTTGGCTTGGATTCAAACCAGCCGTAAAGAAGGTGGTCTGGGCGACTTGGCTTACCCACTGGTTGCTGATCTCAAGAAAGAAATCAGCACCGCTTACAACGTGCTTGATCCTGCTGAAGGCATTGCTCTGCGCGGCCTGTTCATCATCGACAAAGACGGTGTTGTCCAGCACGCCACCATCAACAACTTGGGATTTGGTCGCAGCGTGGATGAAACCCTGCGCGTGCTGCAAGCAATCCAGTACGTTCAAAGCCACCCCGATGAAGTTTGCCCGGCTAACTGGCAGCCTGGCGCCGCGACGATGAACCCCGACCCTGTCAAGTCGAAAGAGTTCTTCGCTGCTGTCTAA